The Pseudomonas sp. R4-35-07 genome contains a region encoding:
- a CDS encoding TetR/AcrR family transcriptional regulator, with translation MDDPQALRVMRTLVDAGQLTDPESARGKLLQTAAHLFRNKGFERTTVRDLAGAVGIQSGSIFHHFKSKDEILRAVMEETILYNTAMVRAALEATSTVRERVLALIRCELQSIMGGSGEAMAVLVYEWRSLSADGQAQVLALRDVYEDIWLQVLGEAKAAGYIRGDVFITRRFLTGALSWTTTWFRTQGSLTLEELADEALLMVLKAD, from the coding sequence ATGGACGACCCCCAAGCCTTGCGGGTGATGCGCACTCTGGTCGACGCTGGACAATTGACCGACCCCGAGAGCGCTCGGGGCAAGTTGCTGCAAACCGCGGCGCACCTGTTTCGCAACAAGGGCTTCGAGCGCACCACCGTGCGCGACCTGGCCGGTGCGGTGGGCATTCAGTCCGGCAGCATCTTTCATCACTTCAAGAGCAAGGACGAGATCCTGCGCGCAGTGATGGAAGAAACCATCCTCTACAACACCGCGATGGTGCGGGCTGCGCTGGAAGCAACGAGCACGGTGCGCGAGCGCGTGTTGGCGCTGATCCGCTGCGAATTGCAGTCGATCATGGGCGGCAGCGGTGAGGCGATGGCGGTGCTGGTGTATGAATGGCGCTCGTTGTCTGCCGACGGTCAGGCCCAGGTACTGGCCCTGCGTGATGTGTATGAGGACATCTGGCTGCAGGTACTGGGCGAAGCCAAGGCCGCTGGTTATATCAGGGGCGACGTGTTCATCACCCGGCGCTTCCTGACCGGCGCGTTATCCTGGACCACCACGTGGTTCCGCACCCAAGGCAGTCTGACCCTCGAAGAGCTGGCCGACGAAGCGCTGTTGATGGTGCTCAAGGCGGACTGA
- a CDS encoding DUF2802 domain-containing protein, translating to MFLEAAVIVLALLWAGTLAFVLRYVRQQRELALQQAERDAVRDRRILELVKRVDHFQQSAVRVGDEVHELRAILGPLPDKLVQLEQRDPANLSFAQAAKLVGMGATVDELTQSCGLTQAEAQLMSKLHKS from the coding sequence TTGTTTCTTGAGGCGGCGGTGATCGTCCTGGCCCTGTTGTGGGCCGGGACTTTGGCGTTTGTGCTGCGCTATGTGCGCCAGCAACGGGAGTTGGCCTTGCAACAGGCCGAGCGCGATGCGGTGCGTGACCGGCGCATTCTGGAGCTGGTCAAGCGTGTCGATCATTTCCAGCAGAGTGCGGTGCGGGTTGGGGATGAAGTGCATGAACTGCGCGCGATTCTCGGGCCGTTGCCGGACAAGTTGGTGCAGTTGGAGCAGCGTGATCCCGCGAACCTGTCGTTCGCCCAGGCGGCCAAGCTGGTGGGCATGGGCGCGACGGTGGATGAGCTGACCCAGTCGTGCGGGTTGACCCAGGCCGAGGCGCAGTTGATGAGCAAGTTGCACAAAAGCTGA
- a CDS encoding ABC transporter substrate-binding protein, whose product MFSPWRLAAGLTFWALGTAGWTQASAAQLVRIGAAHFPPYTVRPEQGADTGLLPQLVEALNAVQSDYQFVLVPTSIPRRFRDFEQGRVDMAIFENPSWGWKDVAHTSVDMGLEDAEIFVAEREPGRDQSYFSDLAGKRLAVFSGYHYAFANFNPDPKYLAEHFNATLTYSHDSNLLMVARRRADIALVTRSYLSDFMVRNAEMAGTFLVSERIDQVYHHYALLRPKAPITGPAFAGLLKQLRDNGQMLKIFEPYRIDVMPVP is encoded by the coding sequence ATGTTTTCGCCATGGCGGCTGGCTGCAGGACTGACATTTTGGGCATTGGGTACCGCAGGGTGGACGCAGGCCAGCGCCGCGCAGTTGGTGAGGATCGGCGCGGCGCATTTTCCGCCGTATACCGTACGCCCTGAGCAAGGCGCCGATACCGGATTGCTGCCGCAATTGGTCGAAGCGCTGAACGCCGTGCAAAGCGACTATCAGTTTGTGCTGGTGCCCACTTCGATTCCCAGGCGTTTTCGCGATTTCGAGCAAGGCCGGGTCGACATGGCGATCTTTGAAAACCCGTCCTGGGGCTGGAAAGACGTGGCCCATACCAGCGTCGACATGGGTCTGGAAGACGCTGAAATCTTCGTCGCCGAGCGTGAGCCCGGTCGCGACCAAAGCTATTTCAGCGACCTTGCCGGCAAACGCCTGGCGGTGTTCAGCGGCTATCACTACGCCTTCGCGAACTTCAACCCCGACCCCAAGTACCTGGCTGAGCACTTCAACGCAACGTTGACGTACTCCCATGACAGCAACTTGCTGATGGTCGCCCGCAGGCGTGCTGATATCGCCTTGGTCACCCGTTCGTACCTGAGTGACTTCATGGTGCGCAATGCCGAGATGGCGGGGACATTCCTGGTGTCGGAGCGCATCGACCAGGTCTATCACCATTACGCGTTGCTGCGGCCCAAAGCCCCCATCACCGGGCCTGCGTTTGCCGGGTTGCTCAAGCAGCTGCGGGATAATGGCCAGATGCTCAAGATCTTCGAGCCGTATCGCATCGATGTAATGCCAGTCCCCTGA
- a CDS encoding CheW domain-containing protein yields MNRPLDFKTRPQLALESYLDALLQEATAEELPEPILVLEPAVEPDAALDEFQLAVLEEQARDAHVEATPLVVPITPDVVAPVVVEPIVEVHLPPSITPPPVTGDGRPSWAAEPFECLLFDVAGLTLAVPLVCLGSIYSLEGQELTPLFGQPEWFLGILPSQAGNLKVLDTARWVMPDRYRDDFRQGLQYVISVQGYEWGLAVHQVSRSLRLDPNEIKWRSHRGQRPWLAGTVIEHMCALLDVAELAELIASGAVKEMAQNKRS; encoded by the coding sequence ATGAACCGTCCCCTCGACTTCAAGACCCGGCCGCAACTGGCGCTGGAATCCTACCTGGATGCCTTGCTGCAGGAGGCGACCGCCGAGGAGCTGCCGGAACCGATCCTGGTGCTGGAGCCGGCCGTCGAGCCTGACGCTGCGCTGGATGAGTTCCAGTTGGCGGTGCTTGAAGAGCAAGCCCGCGATGCGCACGTCGAAGCGACGCCGCTGGTGGTGCCAATCACGCCTGACGTGGTGGCGCCGGTAGTGGTCGAGCCGATCGTGGAAGTGCACCTGCCGCCGAGCATCACGCCGCCGCCGGTGACCGGCGATGGTCGCCCGTCGTGGGCCGCCGAGCCGTTCGAATGCCTGCTGTTCGACGTCGCCGGGTTGACCCTGGCGGTGCCGCTGGTGTGCCTGGGCTCGATCTATTCCCTGGAAGGCCAGGAGCTGACGCCGTTGTTCGGGCAACCGGAGTGGTTCCTCGGCATCCTGCCCAGCCAGGCCGGCAATCTCAAGGTGCTGGACACCGCGCGCTGGGTGATGCCCGACCGCTACCGCGATGACTTCCGCCAGGGCCTGCAGTATGTGATCTCCGTGCAGGGCTACGAGTGGGGGCTGGCGGTGCATCAAGTCAGCCGCTCGTTGCGCCTGGACCCGAACGAAATCAAATGGCGCAGCCACCGTGGCCAACGGCCGTGGCTGGCGGGCACCGTGATCGAACACATGTGCGCGTTGCTCGACGTCGCCGAACTGGCCGAGTTGATCGCCAGTGGCGCGGTCAAGGAAATGGCGCAGAACAAACGCAGTTGA
- a CDS encoding MOSC domain-containing protein, whose translation MLRLSALYRYPLKSGKAEALQQSGLDKLGLAGDRRWMLVDEASGRFLTQRAVAKMSQLTALWNAAGGLTLSSPGYGTLDVALPGADALRGVTIWHDTLRVPDAGDEAAAWVSAFIGKPTRLVHMPLERARSTQAGFGRDDDQVGFADGYPLLLIGQASLDDLCAQIGRPMEMLRFRPNLVIEGGEAFAEDGWKRLRIGDVEFRVVKPCSRCVLTTVDPRTGERSPDREPFATLQAYRSTEKGAMFGQNLVNDGVGQLEVGMPVTVLE comes from the coding sequence ATGCTCCGTCTCAGCGCGTTGTACCGTTACCCCTTGAAATCCGGCAAGGCCGAGGCCTTGCAGCAGAGTGGCCTGGATAAACTCGGGCTGGCAGGGGATCGACGCTGGATGCTGGTGGACGAAGCCAGTGGGCGCTTCCTCACGCAACGCGCCGTGGCGAAGATGAGCCAGTTGACCGCGCTGTGGAACGCGGCGGGCGGCCTGACCCTGAGCTCGCCTGGCTATGGGACGCTCGACGTGGCATTGCCCGGCGCCGATGCGTTGCGCGGTGTGACCATCTGGCACGACACCCTGCGCGTGCCGGACGCGGGCGATGAAGCGGCGGCCTGGGTCAGCGCCTTCATCGGCAAACCCACACGCCTGGTGCATATGCCCCTGGAGCGTGCACGCTCGACCCAGGCCGGTTTTGGCCGGGATGACGATCAAGTGGGGTTTGCCGATGGCTACCCCTTGCTGCTGATCGGCCAGGCTTCCCTGGACGATTTGTGCGCGCAAATCGGCCGGCCGATGGAAATGCTGCGCTTTCGTCCCAACCTGGTGATCGAAGGCGGCGAGGCCTTTGCCGAGGATGGCTGGAAACGCTTGCGCATTGGCGATGTGGAGTTTCGCGTGGTCAAGCCCTGTTCACGCTGCGTTCTCACGACCGTCGACCCCCGGACCGGCGAGCGCAGCCCGGACCGCGAACCGTTCGCCACCCTGCAGGCCTATCGCAGCACCGAGAAGGGCGCGATGTTCGGCCAGAACCTGGTCAACGATGGGGTCGGGCAATTGGAGGTCGGGATGCCGGTAACGGTGCTGGAATAA
- a CDS encoding pyrimidine/purine nucleoside phosphorylase codes for MFKVNEYFDGTVKSIAFGTAEGPATIGVMAPGEYEFGTDQREIMHVVSGALIVKLPDAEWETFAAGSQFNVPAKSKFQLKVGVDTAYLCEYRS; via the coding sequence ATGTTCAAAGTCAATGAATACTTCGACGGCACCGTCAAGTCGATCGCTTTCGGCACGGCGGAAGGCCCAGCGACCATCGGCGTGATGGCCCCGGGTGAATACGAGTTCGGCACCGACCAGCGTGAAATCATGCACGTCGTTTCCGGCGCGCTGATCGTCAAACTGCCTGACGCCGAGTGGGAAACCTTTGCCGCCGGCAGCCAGTTCAACGTCCCAGCCAAGAGCAAATTCCAGTTGAAGGTTGGCGTAGACACCGCTTACCTGTGCGAATACCGCAGCTGA
- a CDS encoding chemotaxis protein CheV: MAGILDTVDQRTQLVGENRLEILMFRLFGRQLFAINVFKVQEVLQLPKLTLMPQRHPFVCGVVNLRGQTLPVIDLSQAIGMRPLVPGPNSTIIVTEYNRSVQAFLVGGVDRIVNMNWEAILPPPASAGRQHYLTAISKVDDQLVEIIDVEKVLAEIVPYNAKVSREKLEDPVLERARGREVLLVDDSNVALSQLKDTLGQLGVKMHIASDGLKALNMLKAWADTGQLMTDKLLMIFTDAEMPEMDGYRLTTEIRNDPRLRGLYVVLHTSLSGSFNDSMVKKVGCDNFLSKFQPDKLVDVVRQRLMLDEVPA, from the coding sequence ATGGCCGGCATTCTCGACACGGTAGATCAACGCACGCAATTGGTGGGTGAGAATCGCCTGGAGATTCTCATGTTCCGCCTGTTCGGGCGGCAGCTGTTCGCGATCAACGTGTTCAAGGTGCAGGAAGTGCTGCAACTGCCCAAGCTGACCCTGATGCCTCAGCGCCATCCCTTCGTCTGCGGCGTGGTCAACCTGCGTGGCCAGACGTTGCCGGTGATCGACTTGTCCCAGGCCATCGGCATGCGCCCGCTGGTGCCAGGGCCCAACAGCACCATTATCGTCACCGAGTACAACCGTTCGGTGCAGGCGTTCCTGGTGGGCGGCGTCGACCGCATCGTCAACATGAATTGGGAAGCCATCCTGCCACCGCCGGCCAGCGCCGGGCGCCAGCACTATCTCACCGCCATCAGCAAGGTCGATGACCAGTTGGTGGAAATTATCGATGTGGAAAAAGTCCTGGCGGAAATCGTGCCCTATAACGCCAAGGTCTCCAGGGAAAAACTCGAGGACCCAGTGCTGGAACGCGCCCGTGGCCGTGAAGTGTTGCTGGTGGACGATTCCAACGTAGCGCTGTCGCAGTTGAAGGACACCCTGGGCCAGTTGGGCGTGAAGATGCACATCGCCAGCGACGGCCTCAAGGCCCTGAACATGCTCAAGGCCTGGGCCGACACCGGCCAGCTGATGACCGACAAGCTGCTGATGATCTTCACCGACGCCGAAATGCCCGAGATGGACGGTTACCGCCTCACCACCGAAATTCGCAATGACCCGCGCCTGCGTGGCCTCTACGTGGTGCTGCACACCTCGCTGTCGGGGAGCTTCAATGACTCGATGGTCAAGAAGGTCGGCTGTGACAATTTCCTCTCCAAATTCCAGCCGGACAAGCTGGTGGATGTGGTGCGTCAACGACTGATGCTGGACGAAGTGCCCGCGTGA
- a CDS encoding sensor histidine kinase has translation MYANLKPLFSRSVSRSNARRIVLALCLCSLSVSVWAYAHASPWSLLILLVNLATLAVVGLHQWRSRKSIKFQPQELADRLLQVQENERHRLSRELHDDIGQLLTAAKLQSEWLQRRLPPELHEHCTVLCNTLDETLAKVRDVSAILNPRQLASLGLEASLRAHLLKTLENTSVCWSLECQQRLTGIPEEMAVAAFRITQEAVTNMLRHAQAHNLRVRLRRLPEGLSLTICDDGEGFSPVTDPGLAGQRGMAGMAERIDQLGGTLSVSSQPGQGTRIDALFPWAPRALERASSPKGFE, from the coding sequence ATGTACGCCAACCTCAAGCCCCTTTTCTCAAGGTCTGTGTCGCGCAGCAACGCACGCCGCATCGTCCTTGCGCTGTGCCTGTGTTCGTTGTCGGTCAGCGTGTGGGCCTACGCGCATGCTTCGCCCTGGTCGCTGCTGATCCTGCTGGTCAACCTGGCCACGCTGGCGGTGGTGGGCCTGCACCAATGGCGTTCGCGCAAATCCATCAAGTTCCAGCCCCAGGAATTGGCGGACCGACTGTTACAGGTCCAGGAAAACGAACGCCATCGCCTCAGCCGCGAACTGCACGACGACATCGGCCAACTGCTGACCGCCGCCAAACTGCAAAGTGAATGGCTGCAGCGTCGCCTGCCGCCAGAGCTGCACGAGCACTGCACGGTGCTGTGCAATACCCTCGACGAAACCCTGGCCAAAGTGCGCGACGTGTCCGCCATTCTCAACCCGCGCCAGTTGGCCAGCCTTGGCCTGGAAGCCAGCTTGCGCGCGCACCTGCTCAAGACCCTGGAAAACACCTCGGTGTGCTGGAGCCTGGAATGCCAGCAACGCCTGACCGGTATTCCTGAAGAAATGGCCGTGGCGGCGTTTCGCATCACCCAGGAAGCCGTGACCAACATGCTCCGTCACGCCCAGGCACATAACCTGCGGGTGCGCCTGCGACGCCTGCCCGAAGGCTTGTCGCTGACGATCTGCGATGACGGCGAGGGCTTTTCGCCGGTTACCGACCCAGGCCTTGCAGGCCAACGCGGCATGGCCGGCATGGCCGAGCGGATAGACCAACTGGGCGGCACCTTGTCGGTCAGCAGTCAGCCAGGCCAAGGCACGCGGATCGACGCGCTTTTCCCCTGGGCGCCCCGCGCCCTCGAACGGGCCAGTTCCCCTAAGGGTTTCGAGTGA
- the yegS gene encoding lipid kinase YegS, whose protein sequence is MTTARALLILHGKQALNEDVRAAVLARREQGWELAVRVTWEGGDAQRLVNEALADGYTHIIAGGGDGTLRDVAEAMAHANTDASLVLMPLGTANDFAKAAGVPLEPAGALALLDVEPRAIDLGQVGGQIFLNMATGGFGSQVTANTSEDLKKILGGAAYLFTGLSRFSELKAAYGELEGPDFHWKGELLALGIGNGRQAGGGHVLCPGALADDGLLDISILPAPQEVVGTLRELMSNGWGLDTMFVRARLPWVNIKVAQGLYINLDGEPLEGDDLHFEALPKALRVHLPLGSPLVVQADDLLAHSE, encoded by the coding sequence ATGACCACCGCCAGAGCCCTGTTGATCCTCCACGGCAAACAAGCCCTCAACGAGGACGTGCGCGCGGCCGTGCTGGCCCGGCGTGAGCAGGGTTGGGAGCTGGCAGTGCGGGTGACCTGGGAAGGTGGCGATGCCCAGCGCCTGGTCAATGAAGCCCTGGCCGACGGTTACACCCACATCATCGCCGGCGGTGGCGATGGCACTCTGCGCGATGTGGCCGAAGCCATGGCTCACGCCAATACCGATGCCAGCCTGGTGCTGATGCCGCTGGGCACAGCCAATGACTTCGCCAAGGCCGCCGGCGTGCCGTTGGAGCCGGCTGGCGCCCTGGCGTTGCTGGATGTTGAACCGAGAGCGATTGACCTGGGCCAGGTCGGCGGGCAGATATTCTTGAACATGGCCACCGGCGGTTTCGGCAGCCAGGTCACCGCCAACACCTCCGAAGACCTGAAGAAAATCCTCGGCGGTGCCGCCTACCTGTTCACCGGTCTGTCACGCTTCAGTGAATTGAAGGCTGCCTACGGTGAGCTGGAAGGCCCGGATTTCCATTGGAAAGGCGAGCTGCTCGCACTCGGGATCGGCAACGGGCGCCAGGCCGGGGGCGGGCATGTGCTGTGCCCGGGTGCGCTGGCCGATGATGGCCTGCTGGACATCAGCATCCTGCCGGCGCCCCAGGAGGTGGTCGGCACCTTGCGCGAATTGATGAGCAATGGCTGGGGCCTGGACACCATGTTCGTGCGGGCACGCCTGCCGTGGGTCAATATCAAGGTGGCGCAGGGCTTGTACATCAACCTCGATGGCGAGCCGCTGGAAGGCGATGATCTGCATTTCGAGGCCTTGCCCAAGGCCCTGCGCGTGCACCTGCCGCTGGGGTCGCCCCTAGTCGTCCAGGCTGATGATCTGCTCGCGCACAGCGAATAA
- a CDS encoding thioesterase II family protein gives MSTPTPLRLFCLPHSGASASVYARWRRVLPDWLQVCPLELPGRGMRMGEPLQRDIKALAAQLATEISRDLNGPYALFGHSLGGLLAFELAHALKARNVPAPLALFASGTAGPARRDVSEYAIEKTDAQLIARLRELQGTCDAALANPELMELMLPILRADFLLCGSFTYGEREPLGVPIHVFGGKQDSVRADQLLDWQLEAASGFSLDMFDGHHFFLVQHESAVLRCVRRYADEHLARWRLGAARQLAAG, from the coding sequence ATGAGTACGCCAACGCCGCTGCGCCTGTTCTGCCTGCCCCATTCCGGCGCCAGCGCCTCGGTCTACGCACGTTGGCGCCGCGTGCTGCCGGATTGGTTGCAGGTGTGCCCGCTGGAATTGCCGGGGCGTGGCATGCGCATGGGCGAGCCGCTACAGCGCGATATCAAGGCCTTGGCTGCCCAGCTCGCGACTGAAATCAGCCGCGACCTCAATGGCCCCTATGCGTTGTTCGGCCACAGCCTCGGCGGCCTGCTGGCGTTCGAACTGGCCCACGCATTGAAAGCGCGCAATGTGCCGGCGCCGCTGGCGCTGTTCGCCTCCGGCACCGCCGGCCCGGCGCGGCGCGATGTCAGCGAATACGCCATCGAAAAGACCGACGCACAGCTGATCGCCCGCTTGCGCGAACTGCAGGGCACCTGCGACGCCGCGTTGGCCAATCCTGAATTGATGGAGCTGATGCTGCCGATCCTGCGCGCCGATTTCCTGCTCTGCGGCAGCTTCACCTATGGCGAGCGCGAGCCCCTGGGTGTGCCGATCCATGTGTTCGGCGGCAAGCAGGACAGCGTGCGCGCCGACCAATTGCTCGACTGGCAGCTCGAGGCCGCCAGCGGCTTTTCCCTCGACATGTTCGACGGTCACCACTTCTTCCTCGTGCAGCACGAAAGCGCCGTGCTGCGCTGTGTGCGCCGCTATGCCGACGAACACCTGGCCCGCTGGCGCCTTGGCGCGGCGCGGCAACTGGCCGCCGGCTGA
- a CDS encoding chemotaxis protein CheW gives MNKSASAQGLDDPILQWVTFKLDNESYGINVMRVQEVLRYTEIAPVPGAPSYVLGIINLRGNVVTVIDTRQRFGLAPTDVNDNTRIVIIEADKQVVGIMVDSVAEVVYLRQSEVETAPNVGNEESAKFIQGVCNKNNELLILVELDKMMSEEEWSDLESI, from the coding sequence ATGAACAAGTCAGCGTCCGCACAAGGTTTGGATGATCCGATCCTGCAATGGGTGACCTTCAAACTGGACAACGAGTCCTACGGCATTAACGTGATGCGCGTGCAGGAAGTGCTGCGCTACACCGAGATCGCCCCGGTACCGGGTGCGCCGAGCTATGTGCTGGGCATCATCAACCTGCGCGGCAACGTGGTGACGGTGATCGACACGCGCCAGCGCTTCGGCCTGGCGCCGACCGATGTCAACGACAACACGCGCATCGTCATCATCGAAGCCGACAAGCAAGTGGTCGGGATCATGGTCGACAGCGTGGCCGAAGTGGTCTACCTGCGCCAATCGGAAGTGGAAACCGCGCCGAACGTGGGCAACGAAGAATCCGCCAAGTTTATCCAGGGCGTCTGCAACAAGAACAACGAGCTGTTGATTCTGGTTGAGCTGGACAAAATGATGAGCGAAGAAGAGTGGTCGGACCTGGAGAGCATTTGA
- a CDS encoding exonuclease domain-containing protein, whose amino-acid sequence MPHWLIIDLEATTDDGGWPVTEMEVIEIGASLVNRQGRELDHFQRFVRPLRRPLLTPFCRQLTHITQANIDAATPITEVWPLFERWLGQHQARLEGWASWGDYDRVQLELEWQRHGLASALGQTPHVNLKQRFAKARRLDKPLGLNGALQLAGMQFSGQQHRALEDARNTARLLPLILPV is encoded by the coding sequence ATGCCTCATTGGCTGATTATTGACCTTGAAGCCACCACGGATGACGGCGGCTGGCCCGTGACGGAGATGGAAGTCATCGAAATTGGCGCAAGCCTGGTCAACCGCCAGGGCCGCGAGCTGGATCACTTCCAGCGCTTCGTGCGCCCCCTGCGGCGGCCGCTGCTGACGCCTTTTTGCCGCCAATTGACCCATATCACCCAGGCCAATATCGACGCGGCAACGCCGATCACCGAGGTGTGGCCGCTATTCGAGCGCTGGCTGGGCCAGCATCAGGCGCGCCTGGAAGGCTGGGCCAGCTGGGGCGATTACGATCGCGTGCAACTGGAGCTGGAATGGCAACGCCATGGCCTGGCCAGCGCGCTCGGCCAGACGCCCCATGTCAACCTCAAGCAACGTTTCGCCAAGGCCCGGCGGCTGGACAAGCCCTTGGGGCTTAATGGCGCGCTGCAATTGGCGGGGATGCAGTTCAGTGGCCAGCAGCATCGGGCGCTGGAGGATGCGCGCAACACGGCACGCCTGCTGCCGCTGATTTTGCCGGTCTAG
- a CDS encoding response regulator transcription factor, protein MTCNLLLVDDHALIRAGVRALILDMPGYDVIGEASDGAQVLAQFRALQPDIVLLDLSMKHTSGLDALQELKGAYPLSKVLILSMHTDPDLIMRALESGAHGYLLKDMTANELEHALRALRNNERYLSPAIAHTVINQALIRSNGPATPAPHSHNLTARQLEILRLIVRGKSTREIAHGLGLSIKTVEAHRSQIMKRLQIFDVAGLVLFAVREQIISLDD, encoded by the coding sequence GTGACCTGCAATTTACTCCTGGTGGATGACCACGCGCTGATTCGCGCCGGCGTGCGTGCGCTGATCCTGGACATGCCCGGTTACGACGTAATCGGTGAAGCCAGCGATGGCGCGCAGGTGCTCGCGCAATTTCGCGCCCTGCAGCCGGATATCGTGCTGCTGGACCTGTCGATGAAACACACCAGCGGCCTGGATGCCTTGCAGGAACTCAAGGGCGCCTATCCCCTGAGCAAAGTGCTGATCCTGTCGATGCACACCGACCCCGACCTGATCATGCGCGCGCTGGAATCAGGTGCCCACGGCTACCTGCTCAAGGACATGACCGCCAACGAGCTGGAACACGCCCTGCGTGCCTTGCGCAACAACGAGCGCTACCTGAGCCCGGCGATCGCCCACACCGTGATCAATCAAGCACTGATCCGCAGCAACGGCCCTGCGACGCCCGCGCCCCATAGCCACAACCTGACGGCGCGCCAGTTGGAAATCCTGCGCCTGATCGTGCGCGGCAAGTCCACCCGGGAAATCGCCCACGGCCTGGGCCTGAGCATCAAGACGGTAGAAGCGCATCGCTCGCAGATCATGAAGCGCCTGCAGATTTTCGACGTGGCGGGCCTAGTGTTATTCGCTGTGCGCGAGCAGATCATCAGCCTGGACGACTAG
- a CDS encoding RNA polymerase factor sigma-70 codes for MTEPVSTGRCDSPLLQAFVDNRLILVKIAARITGCRSRAEDVVQDAYFRLQSAPTITSSFKAQLSYLFQIVRNLAIDHYRKQALELKYSGTEEEGLNVVIHGASPETSHINFNTLENIADALTELPQRTRYAFEMYRLHGVPQKDIAKELGVSPTLVNFMIRDALVHCRKVSGNHSDTFARRV; via the coding sequence ATGACGGAACCAGTATCCACAGGCAGGTGCGACTCACCACTTCTCCAGGCGTTCGTCGACAATCGGCTGATCCTGGTGAAGATCGCAGCACGTATTACCGGCTGTCGTTCCCGCGCCGAGGATGTGGTGCAGGACGCTTATTTTCGGCTGCAGTCGGCACCGACGATCACCTCTTCGTTCAAGGCCCAACTGAGTTATCTGTTTCAGATCGTGCGCAACCTGGCGATCGATCACTACCGCAAGCAGGCCCTGGAGCTCAAGTATTCCGGGACCGAAGAGGAAGGCTTGAATGTGGTGATTCACGGCGCTTCACCGGAAACCTCCCATATCAATTTCAACACCCTGGAAAACATCGCCGACGCCCTGACCGAGCTGCCGCAGCGCACCCGCTACGCCTTCGAGATGTACCGCCTGCACGGCGTACCGCAGAAGGATATCGCCAAGGAACTGGGGGTTTCGCCGACGCTGGTGAACTTCATGATTCGCGATGCGCTGGTGCACTGCCGCAAGGTGTCGGGCAACCACAGCGATACGTTCGCGCGCAGGGTTTGA
- a CDS encoding ParA family protein, which translates to MRVWAVANQKGGVGKTTTSIALAGLLAEAGKRVVVVDLDPHGSMTSYFGYDPDALEHSCYDLFLHKGSVPGDLPGQLLLPTSNDSISLLPSSTALATLERQSPGQSGLGLVIAKTLAQLWQDFDYAIIDSPPLLGVLMVNALAASQQLVIPVQTEHLAVKGLERMVSTLAMINRSRKQALPYSIVPTLFDRRTQASLGTLRVLRDAYPDTIWNGYIPVDTRLRDASRAGLTPSQFDGKSRGVLAYRALLKHLLSQQLVAQVA; encoded by the coding sequence ATGAGAGTCTGGGCAGTTGCCAATCAAAAGGGTGGAGTCGGCAAGACCACCACGTCCATCGCGTTAGCCGGCTTGCTGGCCGAGGCGGGCAAGCGCGTGGTCGTGGTCGACCTGGACCCCCACGGCTCCATGACCAGCTATTTCGGCTACGACCCGGATGCGCTGGAACACAGTTGCTACGACCTGTTCCTGCACAAGGGCAGCGTGCCCGGCGACTTGCCTGGGCAACTGCTGCTGCCCACCAGCAACGACAGTATTTCGCTGTTGCCGTCCAGCACCGCCCTGGCCACCCTTGAGCGCCAGTCGCCGGGCCAGAGCGGCCTGGGCCTGGTGATCGCCAAGACCCTGGCGCAACTGTGGCAGGACTTCGACTACGCGATCATCGACAGCCCGCCCTTGCTCGGCGTGCTGATGGTCAACGCCTTGGCGGCCAGCCAGCAGTTGGTGATCCCGGTACAGACCGAACACCTGGCCGTCAAAGGCTTGGAACGCATGGTCAGCACCCTGGCGATGATCAACCGTTCGCGCAAGCAGGCCTTGCCGTACAGCATCGTGCCGACCTTGTTCGACCGGCGTACCCAGGCCTCCCTTGGCACCCTGCGCGTACTGCGTGATGCCTATCCGGACACCATCTGGAACGGCTACATCCCGGTAGACACGCGCCTGCGTGACGCCAGCCGCGCCGGGCTCACGCCATCGCAATTCGACGGCAAGAGCCGTGGCGTGCTGGCCTATCGGGCGTTGCTCAAGCACCTGCTGTCCCAGCAGCTTGTGGCGCAGGTGGCCTGA